A stretch of Mytilus edulis chromosome 11, xbMytEdul2.2, whole genome shotgun sequence DNA encodes these proteins:
- the LOC139495868 gene encoding corticotropin-releasing factor-binding protein-like — MIKTFLILLCLIESSIINALPFKNTKKYDFLKRKTRSTNGDIGCMHMAAKPGDYKFSSDGSGSVCGLYFISPPEDVIELQFLDFDINCESGLLALVDGWEMNEEFFPSPEDHELSLEERYQTFCNLKKPSKTIVVSQNVALIQHLITEAGQGFRVRVRFVKSPQPCNVVSSTETGIHTLKNFGSRRNCSVSIIYPETVKLDSVDVGVTPKGALMEADFGITNKCMTSNGADFVEVMGGNSFELNKSNDRKGIVCGMKSNTGPLETIVGCQNTVIRLVSSGNFYNTVTFSYRPPHGEEFAMSNAVC; from the exons AATACAAAGAAATATGACTTTctgaaaagaaaaacaagaagtaCAAATGGAGACATAG GATGCATGCATATGGCAGCTAAACCGGGAGATTACAAATTTTCATCTGACGGAAGTGGTTCCGTATGCGGCCTGTATTTTATAAGTCCACCAGAAGACGTCATTGAACTacaatttttagattttgatatAAACTGTGAATCAGGATTATTAGCt TTAGTCGATGGTTGGGAAATGAATGAAGAGTTTTTTCCAAGCCCAGAAGATCATGAATTATCTTTAGAAGAACGTTATCAGACTTTCTGTAATCTTAAAAAGCCGTCCAAAACGATCGTGGTTTCACAAAATGTTGCCTTAATACAACACCTTATTACCGAAGCTGGACAGGGATTTAGAGTTAGAGTTAGATTTGTTAAATCGCCACAAC cTTGCAACGTGGTTTCATCAACAGAGACAGGAATCCACACACTGAAGAATTTTGGATCTAGACGAAACTGTTCTGTATCCATTATCTATCCAGAAACTGTCAAACTAGACTCTGTAGACGTTGGCGTAACACCTAAAGGTGCACTCATGGAGGCAGACTTTGGAATAACTAACAAA TGCATGACTTCCAATGGTGCTGATTTTGTTGAGGTTATGGGAGGGAACAGCTTTGAACTGAACAAATCAAACGACAGAAAAGGAATCGTATGTGGAATGAAGTCAAACACAG GACCACTGGAAACAATCGTTGGGTGTCAGAACACTGTTATTAGATTAGTATCAAGTGGAAACTTCTACAACACAGTTACCTTCTCCTACCGACCACCACATGGTGAAGAATTTGCAATGAGCAATGCTGTTTGCTGA